The genomic stretch AGCTCAGCATCCCCTTGTGCACTGACACCCAGAATGGGCAGGTGGGGGGAGCTTTGTGCTGGGGATGCTCGGGAAAGCTGGAGACCCTTAAAGAAGCATCATAGAAGGCTCCAGGTTGTGCAGCTCCTCTTCCCAGTGCTGGAAAGCATCACTGCTCCTTACCCAGGGAGCTTATGGCTTGCTTCTTGACTATTTTCTAAGCTCCTTGGCATCAGGCAGTGCTGCTGGCTGGTGATTGAATTAGGGGAGCTGCAGCCCTATCTTGCTCAGCCAGCTTTGGTTCCAGTAAGGAATAATCACCAGAGCGTTTTTGCTCAATCCCACAGAGCCCCGAGAGGCTGGAAACAGGAGCGCAGTCAGTGGAAGTCGGCAGGGACAAGCTGAGCTCTCTCACGTGAAGCCCCTGTGCCTCTGTGTTCTGTGGGCAGCCCTGCTGatccctgccctgggcatggCGCACGAGGAGCTCGTTTGATGTGCTCATGGGATGcactgatagaatcatagaatcatagaatggttagagttggaagggaccttaaagatcatcgagttccaacccccctgccatgggcagggacacctccactagagcaggttgctcaaagccccatccagcctggccttaaacacttccagggatggggcatccacaacttctctgggcaacctgttccagtgtctcaccaccctcacagtaaagaatttcttcctaatacctaatctaaatctcccctcttccaatttaaaaccattaccccttgtcctgtcactacattttctgacagagtccctctccagctcccctgtaggctcccttcagatactggaaggggctataaggtctccctggagccttctcttctccaggctgaacaagcccagctctctcagcctgtcttcataggggaggtgctccatccctctgatcatcttcgtggccctccgctggacccgttccaacaggtccatgtccttcctgtgttgaggactccaaagtccTGATGTCTCCAGGTCACTCATGTGTTCCCCATGTTCAGAGCAAGTGTTAGTCACAGCCTGTCCATATTCCTGGGTGACTGTTCCTTGCCTGTTCCCCAGCTGTGTCCTTGGACCGAGGCATAGACCATTGCAGAACAGCTGTAAAGCCACCTCCTGCCTCAGCCGAGCAGCCTGGTGCTGCTCCCAGGAGCGCAGGCTTCTTCCCGGGTGAGGTTTGCAGTATCCAGCCCAAAGTTTCTAAGAGCTGGTGGTGTCCAGGGAACAAAGGGAATGGTGGGTCAACACACTGGGGTGCTGGAACCAAGTTGGTAGCACCTCGAAGCCTGCGAGCGAGCTGAAATCCCACAGGCTGCGAGGACCAAATGTCCAGAGAGGGTGTGCTGTCCCTGTAGGTCTTTGAGATCAGGGTGAAATGTAGGTGAGCTAAACTTCAGGCAGGTAACACACTGGGTGACCCTTCAGTGTTCCTTCCATTCCTGTTTTTTGGGCAATCGCAAATCAGCCTCTTTTAAAATAGCTCCGTGTTTAAGACAGACTCTACCTAGTAGTGTCCACCAACAGGACAAGAGACAGTGGGCACAATTTAAAACCCATGTGATTctatctgaacacaagaaaacacgtttttttttttaccgtgatggaggtcaaacactggaacaggttgcccagagaggttctgAAGTCTCCATTTGCAGAGATAACGGAAACACAACCGGACAGTCTTGGACAACCTGTGTTAGCTGACCCTGTTTGAGCAGAGgccttggactagatgacctcaagaggtcccttccaacctaaacaattctgtgaagaTGATATAAGAAGTTTAACGACACAGGCCAAGGCATCCAAGATCACTGTTGCTATTTGAAAATCTTGACGGCAGCGTGTTTGTGCATCAGCAAAAGGGGTTCCTTGCAGCAGAGGAGACGGTGGGCAGGGACAACActgaccagctctgctctctttCAGGTTTCTTGTCCTTCCTGTGGTTTGTAGCCTTCTGCTTCCTAGCAAACCAGTGGCAACGGACGACGATGAGCAAAGGGGTTTTGCAAGGAGCAGATGCCGCCCGGGCAGCAatcaccttctccttcttctccatcATCGTCTGGGTAAGTTCAGCTTTGGAGCTAaggtgggaagaggagaaatgaaaccTGTCCTGGGCTCAGCgctgggctgggaggaagagTCCGGGGCACGGTTTGGAGAAGTGAATCCTGGTGGGCAGCAAGGGGCTGTACTGAGGAAACCTGCGGTCCCTCCAAATACAGATGAAACTTGTGGTTTTTTAACCAGGAAGCATTAGCTCTGGTCCCCTCTTGCTGGGGAATTCCAGACTTCCCCTTCTCCTGCGACTGGAAAGTTGCTTTCCCATCAAGAACGTGTTGCCAGCCACAAGCTGCCTTCATTTCAGGGCCTCATTAGGCCCTTGAGAGCAGATTGGTTGGAAGCGAATGAGTCCCCGGAAGCAGATCACTGCAATGAGCCAGTCTCACGGGATGGCAGGGGGATTTTGGGAGCTCTCAGGCTCATCAGCTCACCCTGGGGGGAAGCCAGGCTGGCTCCTCTGCTGCCCACCCCGGAGGCAGGGGCTTGCAGAAACCCCCTCTACTCCTGCTTTTAGGCTTTGTGCATCCCTGGGGCTGCACAGTGGCAGAGGAATGGCTGCCAGGAGTTtgcaaaaccccacagggccccttGCCCACACCTGCTGGACCCTGCATGTACCTGGGGGTCTCTGCACCACTCGGGAGGCTCCTACTCTggaggctgcacagggaggagcAGGGATTGTCCCTGTGTCACCTCCACCCTCCCTCTGGCTTTTCACAGGCAGAAAGCACCCAAGATGTGCAGTGATTCCATATTGCCTTAAAAGAACTGGGGCAAAAGACAGGCTGGGGCTTTCCAGCAGCAGGTCTGCCTCCAGTTACTCGCCAGTTTAACTGCTCCCTGCTCTATTATTATCCAAATAAATCTCTTTTAATCTCAGCTCCCTCACAGCTCTTCTCCATCGCTCTATTGCCCGACTGCCCATTTAATGCAGCCGCCGGAGATGGGAGCTGGGTGGGATGCTCTGCCCTACACCATCCCTCCCCAGGGAGGACAGTGGGGACACCAgtcccctgccaccagcatggAGGCTGGCCAGGCTGTGGGGTGGCACCGGCAGCCCCTCCACTGGTACCGTTAATATCAGATGCTCTGCTTGATGGGCACAGAACCAGCGCTGGGGAGCGAGCACTGGGCGCTGGTTGGGAAACCGTTCTCAGTGTctcagggcattttttttttttctcccctgagcCTGTCATTTATAAACTAATTGAATTGTTAATGAAACCTCCTCAAATAAGAGCGAGCGTGGTGCGCTCGCAGCTCTGCCACCTGCATTCCCCAGGGTTTGCGACCTGAATACTGGCAACCTGGAAGAGGGTGAAGGAGCCTCGGCAGAACTGACCTATTTTGCTGGCCCGGGGCTTGGCAGCTTTCCCTCCCCGCAGCAGATGGGTTTATTGGTGCCATCGCTGCCAAATCTGCACAGCCAGGGACCCCAGCCCAGGCTGCGACCCCCACTCCAGACAgagcttttggggagggggggggtgtcaacCTGTGACATGGAAACAGAATTTTTAGCATTAGGGGTTGTGGTTCGGGGTTTTTTTAGCTCTCGGCTGTAATGGAGTGAGGCCAGCAGCCACTGGGGACGCTGCGATGCGCTCGGTGCTTTGCAGTGAGCTGGGGGATGTGGGAtcctggggggacacggggtcctAGGGGGACACGGGTTCCTGTCTTCCCCCCCTAACCCTCCTCCATCTGGCGGCAGGTCGTGCTGGCGGTGAAGGCGCTGCAGAGATACCGCCTGGGGACGGACATGTCGCTCTTTGCCACCGATCAGTTTGCTGCCGACCCCAACGCGGCGTACCCCGGCTACCCCACCGGCAGCGGCATCGAGAGCACAGAGACCTACCAGAGCCCCCCCTTCACCGAGACCTTAGAGGCCAACCCAAAAGGTTACCAAGTGCCAGCGTACTGAGGGGGCGAGGGCCGCGTACCAAGAGACCGAGTCCTACGGTGCAGTACACTTAACCGGTTGATTGCAAATGTATTCAGTCCCATTTCCTTAATGTGGCAAGTCAGTGCTGGGTTCCTTACTATTAGCTAGTTGTGCAGTGAATTCTGTACAGTGGTATTGGTTCTTGTCTTACCTGTCCAAGGGTTTTATAAAAGCAGTGTTCCCTCTAAGTCGGAAGGAAGGAAGGTTGCTACCACATCACCTACAGGTGGCGAAAGATGAATAAATGCCCTCTCTGAGGCTTGACGCCCGGCAATCGGTGGTTGTGTTCTGCTGAGCGCCTGGGAGAGCCCAGAATACCTTTTCCTGTTAGAAAACACAGTAGCTGAGGAGTTGTTATTTATCTCGTTCTTCCAGAGCTAACACAGAATCCATCTGGTGGTGGCGAGGGTGGGTGGGCGGCGCGGGGGAGGTCAGCCCCGTGCCCCTCCCGCTGCTGAGCTTTCCTGTTCACGTTCCACGGAAAGTGCCAAATTCACAAAGAAATAAGTGGCGTCTGTGTTacttttatttgtatatatttactgtacaaaagaaaaaaaaaaatccaaacaggtGTTTCAAACTTAGCTTAGGATACGAGCGGCATCGGGGCGGGCACAGCGGGTTGGGGGTTATGTTAAATATCCGAATTGCTTCTATGCTTCGACAGGGTTCTGGTTGAGGATGTAAAAAAGTTACCGTTTGAGACTGGAAACCAGTTCAGCAATAGTTGGCTGCTAATTAGGAATAGCCTTTTTTTCAGCGGAAAATACGGCGCGTTGCAGTTCCACCTCTTCACTGGGGGGGTTGGGAAAGTTTGCAAATTTACAAGTAGTTTCTGGTTGGCGGCGCTGAGCACTTACTCACGCTCAAACTCCGAGCTGCCAACACAAAAAGGGTGGGTGTCTCAGCGACTCAAAGTCCAAGTCAATTAGGAGTGGCGTTGAACTTGTATTTTTGTACTGGGAGCAGCCACCATCTGTCGTCAGCTGCAGCAGAACCTCAGGTGTGGAGGTAGGGTTCACCCCACGGTCTCTAGAAACGAGGAATTCAGACAGGGAATTGCAGAGACTTTAGAGGCCGTTGAAGTCCATCATGTGGGGGCTCACGGCCCCGTGTGTTTGCAAATAGTGGGAGAAGAGAGTGAATGAG from Numenius arquata chromosome 14, bNumArq3.hap1.1, whole genome shotgun sequence encodes the following:
- the SYNGR3 gene encoding synaptogyrin-3, with product MEGASFGAGRAGGAIDPVDFLKQPQTILRLITWIFSIVVFGSIVNECYVNKDSQNPELLCIFNENESACSYGIAVGIIAFFGCIFFFVVDLYFQQISSVKDRKRVVLLDLGFSGFLSFLWFVAFCFLANQWQRTTMSKGVLQGADAARAAITFSFFSIIVWVVLAVKALQRYRLGTDMSLFATDQFAADPNAAYPGYPTGSGIESTETYQSPPFTETLEANPKGYQVPAY